A part of Neovison vison isolate M4711 chromosome 6, ASM_NN_V1, whole genome shotgun sequence genomic DNA contains:
- the LOC122908255 gene encoding keratin-associated protein 12-2-like produces the protein MRVRARQTKHLQQNPSSGTQPGGSTNKEVSSCVPCCPDPRSPNIKAARDRSLQNSPPSSLIPLQPHATMCHTSCSTGCQSACCVLSPCQMSCCVPSSCQPASCTPSSCQTSCYVPVSCRPAVSVSCKPALYVVPSCQSSVCVPVSCKPLVFMASSCQSSGGC, from the coding sequence AAGTTCTGGGACACAGCCCGGAGGAAGCACAAACAAGGAAGTCAGCAGCTGTGTCCCGTGCTGTCCAGACCCCCGCAGCCCAAACATAAAGGCTGCCCGGGACAGGAGCCTCCAGAACTCACCGCCTTCCTCCCTGATTCCACTCCAGCCCCACGCCACCATGTGCCACACCAGCTGCTCCACGGGCTGCCAGTCGGCCTGCTGTGTGCTCAGCCCCTGCCAGATGTCCTGCTGTGTGCCCAGCTCTTGCCAGCCGGCCTCCTGCACCCCCAGCTCCTGCCAGACGTCCTGCTACGTGCCCGTGAGCTGCAGGCCCGCCGTGTCCGTGAGCTGCAAGCCCGCCCTGTACGTCGTCCCCTCCTGCcagtcctctgtgtgtgtgcccGTGAGCTGCAAGCCCCTCGTGTTCATGGCCTCCTCCTGCCAGTCCTCCGGGGGCTGCTAG